In the genome of Persephonella sp. KM09-Lau-8, one region contains:
- a CDS encoding HDOD domain-containing protein → MKEIYLGRQPILDKNINIFGYELLFRDKEDNYAVIKDSIEATARVIMNIMSYMDFKDIISNKRGFINVTPEFIEGELIELLPENKIVLEIGKIDKVNKFIIDSIHMVKKKGFEVALDDVKMSDFLTPLFEIVDYVKLNIKEYSDIELKEAVEFLKKYPLKLIAVKVETEKDFILAKELGFDYFQGFFFEKPSVFKNKQVSSYKMALMKLLKMAILEQDISEIERFIKGYPDLAYKLLKFINSPFFYLRHKIHSIRQALSILGYSNIQKWVILQLFASEGGDVKLNPLLERAVIRGKMMEILVSKISSDITFMDKAYITGMLSLIDVILNKPMEEIVEELYIEDDIKLALTKYEGTLGHLLKAIESIEKDNLNEAVEHLNKTGLAIEDLLSAELEAITYYENFMENQ, encoded by the coding sequence ATGAAAGAGATATATTTAGGAAGGCAACCCATATTAGATAAGAATATAAATATTTTCGGATATGAACTGCTTTTTAGAGATAAAGAGGATAATTACGCAGTTATAAAGGACAGTATTGAAGCCACTGCCCGTGTGATTATGAACATAATGTCTTATATGGATTTCAAGGATATTATTAGTAATAAAAGGGGATTTATCAATGTAACCCCAGAATTCATAGAGGGCGAGTTAATAGAGCTTTTACCTGAGAACAAAATTGTTCTTGAAATAGGAAAAATAGATAAAGTGAACAAATTCATTATAGATAGTATACATATGGTAAAGAAAAAGGGTTTTGAAGTAGCTCTTGATGATGTAAAAATGTCAGACTTCCTGACACCTCTTTTTGAGATAGTTGATTATGTAAAGCTAAATATCAAAGAGTATTCAGATATAGAACTTAAAGAGGCTGTAGAATTTTTAAAAAAATATCCTCTAAAACTAATAGCTGTAAAAGTTGAAACTGAAAAGGATTTTATACTTGCAAAAGAACTGGGATTTGATTATTTTCAGGGATTTTTCTTTGAAAAGCCATCTGTTTTTAAGAATAAACAGGTATCATCCTATAAAATGGCTTTGATGAAACTTCTTAAAATGGCTATTTTAGAACAGGATATATCTGAAATAGAAAGATTTATTAAAGGATATCCAGACCTTGCATATAAGCTACTAAAATTTATCAACTCGCCTTTCTTTTATTTAAGGCACAAAATACATTCCATAAGACAGGCTTTATCTATTCTTGGATATTCAAATATTCAGAAATGGGTTATATTACAGCTTTTTGCTTCTGAAGGTGGAGATGTAAAACTTAATCCATTACTGGAAAGGGCTGTAATCCGTGGCAAAATGATGGAAATCCTTGTTTCTAAAATTAGTTCAGATATTACATTTATGGATAAAGCTTATATAACTGGAATGTTGTCCCTTATTGATGTGATTCTGAATAAACCAATGGAAGAGATAGTGGAAGAGCTTTATATAGAGGATGATATAAAGCTTGCTTTAACGAAATATGAAGGAACCCTTGGACATCTGCTAAAAGCAATTGAGTCTATTGAAAAAGATAACTTGAATGAAGCAGTTGAGCATCTGAATAAAACAGGCCTTGCTATTGAAGACCTCCTTTCCGCAGAGCTTGAAGCTATAACCTATTACGAAAACTTTATGGAAAATCAATAA
- a CDS encoding glutamate-5-semialdehyde dehydrogenase, with translation MDLKIYAENIAQKAKESQKFLRQINTDIKNKALLRAAELLLEKKDILQKENQKDLEKAEKKGYSKALLDRLALNEKRINGMIDVLKEVASLPDPVGQIISMWTRPNGLKVGRMRVPLGTIMIIYEARPNVTIEAAALCMKSSNAVILKGGSETINSNRILVDILKQAARETGFPEEAIQFVDTTDREVVNHLLELDQYIDVVIPRGGEGLIRAVAEKAKMPVIKHYKGVCNLYIDNEADMDKALNIAYNAKVQRPSVCNAIENLIVHREIAEKFLPEIAYYYGKAGVEMRCDEVSLSILKDHPKAKDTEIVPVTEEDYYEEFLDLIIAVKVVDSLDEAIDFIHKYGSNHSESIVTENYTKGMRFINEVDSSAVYINASTRFTDGYEFGLGAEMGISTDKIHARGPMGLEELTIPKFVIFGNGQIRDNFGIPKEEEEIEINREACDLR, from the coding sequence ATGGATCTTAAAATATATGCGGAAAATATTGCCCAGAAGGCAAAAGAGTCCCAGAAATTTTTGAGGCAGATAAATACAGATATAAAAAATAAAGCTCTTCTCAGAGCAGCCGAATTACTTCTTGAGAAAAAGGATATACTGCAAAAAGAAAACCAGAAAGACCTTGAAAAAGCTGAAAAGAAAGGTTATTCCAAAGCACTACTTGATAGGCTGGCCCTCAATGAAAAAAGAATTAATGGAATGATAGATGTTTTAAAAGAAGTTGCTTCCTTACCTGATCCTGTAGGTCAAATTATATCAATGTGGACAAGGCCTAATGGCCTTAAAGTAGGTAGAATGAGGGTTCCCCTTGGAACAATAATGATAATATATGAAGCAAGGCCAAACGTTACTATTGAAGCAGCAGCACTATGTATGAAATCTTCCAATGCAGTTATCCTTAAAGGTGGAAGCGAAACAATAAATTCCAACAGAATTCTGGTTGATATTCTGAAACAGGCAGCCAGAGAAACAGGCTTTCCAGAAGAAGCTATCCAGTTCGTTGATACAACAGACAGGGAGGTTGTAAATCATCTTCTTGAACTTGACCAGTATATAGACGTTGTTATTCCAAGGGGTGGAGAAGGTCTTATAAGAGCCGTTGCAGAAAAAGCAAAAATGCCTGTTATAAAACATTACAAAGGTGTATGTAATCTGTATATAGATAATGAAGCGGATATGGATAAAGCTCTTAATATAGCCTATAATGCAAAGGTTCAAAGACCATCGGTATGTAATGCAATAGAAAATTTAATAGTTCACAGGGAGATAGCAGAAAAATTCCTTCCGGAAATAGCTTACTACTACGGAAAAGCCGGTGTTGAAATGAGATGTGATGAAGTTTCTCTATCTATCTTAAAAGACCATCCAAAAGCAAAAGATACAGAAATAGTGCCAGTCACAGAAGAGGATTACTATGAGGAATTTTTAGACCTTATAATTGCTGTAAAAGTTGTTGATAGCCTTGATGAAGCTATTGATTTTATACACAAATACGGTTCAAATCATTCAGAATCCATAGTCACAGAAAACTACACAAAAGGCATGAGATTTATAAACGAAGTAGATAGCTCGGCAGTTTATATAAATGCCTCAACCCGATTTACAGACGGCTATGAGTTTGGTCTGGGAGCAGAAATGGGAATTTCCACAGACAAAATTCATGCAAGGGGTCCAATGGGTCTTGAAGAGCTTACTATTCCTAAATTTGTAATATTTGGAAATGGGCAGATAAGGGATAATTTTGGTATTCCAAAAGAAGAGGAAGAAATAGAAATAAACAGGGAAGCCTGTGATTTAAGGTGA
- the speD gene encoding adenosylmethionine decarboxylase: MIGFGPHLMVDGYEANYETLASVEAITEFLDNLPKEIGMTKIMPPYVFKYDGGDKPEDWGVSGFVIIAESHISIHTFPEKQYFSIDIFSCKEFDMDKAVEIIKEYFGTDKLEIRTTNRGTEFPRDIGIAASITGAQRNRLI, encoded by the coding sequence TTGATAGGATTCGGACCTCATTTAATGGTTGATGGCTACGAGGCCAACTATGAAACACTTGCAAGTGTAGAAGCAATTACAGAGTTTCTGGATAATCTTCCTAAAGAGATAGGAATGACAAAGATAATGCCTCCTTACGTATTCAAATATGACGGTGGAGATAAACCTGAGGATTGGGGTGTTTCTGGTTTTGTAATCATTGCAGAAAGTCATATCAGTATCCATACATTCCCTGAAAAACAATACTTTTCTATTGATATTTTCTCCTGCAAAGAATTTGATATGGATAAAGCTGTTGAAATAATAAAAGAATACTTTGGAACAGACAAACTGGAAATCAGAACAACCAATAGAGGAACAGAGTTTCCAAGGGATATTGGAATTGCTGCTTCAATAACAGGAGCACAAAGAAACAGACTTATATAA
- the panB gene encoding 3-methyl-2-oxobutanoate hydroxymethyltransferase: MKSINEFIEAKKNGRKITMISTYEYWSAKICEEAGVDCILVGDSLGMVIQGLDTTLPVTLEDMIYHAKAVRRGAPDTFIVVDMPFLTYQVSEEEAVKNAGRIMKETGANAVKVEGGEEIAPLVEKLVSIGIPVMGHLGLTPQSVHALGGYKVQGRTEEQAKKIIADAKVLEQAGVFSIVLEAVPEKLAKEITEFVEVPTIGIGAGKYTDGQVLVFHDMMGFFDRTPKFVKKYLNGKELFINGLKQFISEVENQQFPSKEHTYE, encoded by the coding sequence ATGAAAAGCATAAATGAGTTTATAGAGGCAAAGAAAAACGGCAGAAAAATTACAATGATTTCAACCTATGAATACTGGTCTGCAAAAATATGTGAAGAAGCAGGCGTAGACTGTATTCTTGTTGGGGACTCTCTTGGCATGGTCATTCAGGGGCTTGACACCACATTACCTGTAACCCTTGAAGATATGATATACCATGCAAAAGCAGTGAGAAGAGGAGCACCTGACACTTTTATTGTGGTTGATATGCCATTTTTAACATATCAGGTCAGTGAAGAGGAAGCTGTAAAAAATGCAGGTAGAATAATGAAAGAAACAGGGGCAAATGCAGTTAAGGTTGAAGGTGGAGAAGAAATAGCACCTCTGGTGGAAAAACTGGTTTCAATCGGTATTCCTGTTATGGGACATCTTGGGCTTACACCTCAATCTGTTCATGCCCTTGGGGGTTATAAAGTTCAGGGAAGGACAGAAGAACAGGCGAAAAAAATAATTGCAGATGCCAAGGTTTTAGAACAGGCTGGAGTGTTTTCTATAGTTCTTGAGGCGGTTCCTGAAAAGCTTGCAAAGGAAATCACAGAATTTGTAGAAGTTCCAACAATTGGAATAGGAGCAGGAAAATATACAGACGGACAGGTTCTTGTTTTCCACGACATGATGGGATTTTTTGATAGAACACCCAAATTTGTTAAAAAATATCTAAATGGAAAAGAGCTGTTTATAAATGGTCTTAAGCAATTTATTTCAGAAGTAGAAAATCAGCAGTTCCCATCAAAAGAACATACATATGAGTAA
- a CDS encoding L-threonylcarbamoyladenylate synthase → MSKISKNFSEAVKIIKSGGVIVAPTDTLYGILANALDKEAVKKVYEIKGRNLKKPFIILIPSVEYLSLFGIKPSLEEKKLLESKGITVVIDLPEEALDKLEYLHRGQKSLAFRIPDNEELLNFLKELKLPVIAPSANPEGGKPASDIQEAIRYFGNKVDIYIDKGKQEGKPSTIVKVKNELEILREGSKNIEEIKEILKGH, encoded by the coding sequence ATGAGTAAAATATCAAAAAACTTCTCTGAAGCTGTAAAAATAATCAAATCAGGGGGAGTTATTGTTGCTCCCACTGACACCCTTTATGGTATCTTGGCAAATGCACTGGACAAAGAAGCTGTTAAAAAAGTATACGAGATTAAGGGTAGAAACCTAAAAAAACCATTCATTATCCTGATACCCTCAGTTGAGTATCTTAGTCTATTTGGAATAAAACCTTCCCTTGAAGAAAAAAAATTACTGGAGAGTAAAGGGATAACAGTAGTTATAGATTTACCTGAAGAGGCTTTAGATAAACTTGAGTATCTTCACAGGGGACAAAAAAGTCTGGCCTTCAGAATTCCTGATAATGAAGAACTGCTTAACTTCCTTAAAGAATTAAAATTACCTGTTATAGCCCCAAGTGCAAATCCAGAAGGGGGAAAACCTGCGTCAGACATTCAGGAAGCTATCAGATATTTTGGGAATAAAGTTGATATATATATTGATAAAGGCAAACAGGAAGGTAAACCTTCAACAATTGTAAAAGTGAAAAATGAATTAGAGATATTAAGGGAGGGCTCAAAAAATATTGAAGAAATAAAAGAGATTTTAAAGGGGCATTAA